The Nocardioides sp. S5 genome includes a window with the following:
- a CDS encoding ATP-binding cassette domain-containing protein, with amino-acid sequence MISVSAPALEVRGISKAFGGLQALSETTFSIEPGESVGVIGPNGAGKSTLLSLISGYQRPDAGSVILEGQEVTRRPAWRRARAGLVRAGQDSALFDSLTVRETLTLALAARRVRDEGDTGTLSEIVNRMGLGPSLDVYPAELSLPDRRHLELAKCIAARPSMLVMDEPLAGLNREQAVGPIGLINELHRSGTTVLIVEHVLPLLWQIVDRVIVLNFGKVLADGTPEEIVRDPAVRESYLGLEYKHDA; translated from the coding sequence GTGATATCTGTGTCAGCTCCAGCACTCGAGGTCCGTGGGATCTCAAAGGCCTTCGGCGGACTCCAGGCGTTGTCCGAAACGACTTTCTCAATCGAACCGGGCGAAAGCGTCGGCGTTATCGGACCGAATGGGGCGGGAAAGTCGACCCTACTCAGCCTGATCAGTGGATACCAGCGGCCGGATGCCGGCAGCGTGATACTCGAGGGACAGGAGGTGACTCGACGGCCCGCCTGGCGCCGGGCTCGGGCTGGCCTCGTCCGGGCGGGCCAGGACTCCGCCCTGTTCGACTCGCTCACCGTGCGTGAGACCCTGACGCTGGCGCTTGCGGCCCGCCGTGTCCGCGACGAGGGGGATACTGGGACATTGTCGGAGATCGTCAACCGGATGGGGCTCGGGCCAAGTCTTGACGTCTACCCGGCCGAGTTGTCCCTGCCTGACAGGCGGCACCTGGAACTCGCCAAGTGCATCGCTGCTCGTCCGAGCATGCTGGTCATGGACGAACCCCTCGCCGGACTGAACCGTGAGCAGGCAGTAGGACCCATCGGCCTTATCAACGAGCTGCACCGTAGCGGCACCACAGTGTTAATCGTCGAGCACGTGCTTCCCCTGTTGTGGCAGATCGTCGATCGAGTCATCGTGCTCAACTTCGGGAAGGTCCTCGCCGACGGAACCCCTGAAGAGATCGTCCGGGATCCGGCCGTCCGTGAATCGTATCTAGGACTGGAGTACAAACACGATGCATAA